A section of the Mesorhizobium loti genome encodes:
- the cmk gene encoding (d)CMP kinase: MTSTFTIAIDGPAGAGKGTLARRLADHYRLNLLDTGLTYRAVAYALIQHALPLDNVSAAETAARQVDLAQLDRAVLSAHAVGEAASKVAVFPTVRRILVEKQRAFARTPPGAVLDGRDIGTVVCPDADIKLYVTASAEVRARRRLAEIESIGGTANFAEILADIVRRDERDMGRADSPLKPAADAHLLDTSEMAIEAAFLAAMAVIDDVLAKRNKA, from the coding sequence ATGACCTCAACCTTCACCATAGCCATCGACGGCCCTGCCGGCGCCGGAAAAGGCACGCTCGCCCGGCGACTCGCCGACCACTACCGGCTGAACCTGCTCGACACCGGCCTTACCTATCGCGCGGTGGCCTATGCGCTGATCCAGCATGCGCTGCCGCTCGACAATGTCTCGGCCGCCGAAACCGCCGCCCGCCAGGTCGACCTGGCGCAGCTCGACCGCGCGGTCTTGTCGGCGCATGCCGTTGGCGAGGCGGCCTCGAAGGTCGCGGTGTTCCCGACGGTGCGGCGCATCCTCGTCGAGAAGCAACGTGCCTTCGCCAGGACACCGCCGGGCGCGGTGCTGGACGGGCGCGACATCGGCACTGTCGTGTGCCCCGACGCCGACATCAAACTCTATGTGACGGCGAGCGCCGAAGTGCGGGCACGACGCCGGCTGGCCGAGATCGAAAGCATTGGCGGTACCGCCAATTTCGCCGAAATCCTCGCCGACATCGTGCGCCGCGACGAGCGCGACATGGGCCGCGCCGACTCGCCCTTGAAGCCGGCCGCCGACGCGCACTTGCTTGATACCAGCGAAATGGCTATAGAAGCCGCGTTTCTCGCGGCCATGGCTGTCATCGACGACGTGCTGGCCAAGAGAAACAAGGCCTGA